In the genome of Hymenobacter cellulosivorans, one region contains:
- a CDS encoding APC family permease → MSSPSVAAPRPDLVRGIRRWDFVALIVNITIGAGILGLPAKIYALVGAYSLVAYGAAAALVTLIILCFAEVSSRFSGAGGPYLYAREAFGPLVGFEVGWLLWVSRLASFAALCNLFVDYAAYFWPSMGAGLGRGLLMAALIVTLTLLNLVGVRRASLANNVFTVSKVLLLILFTVVGLFFVDWQAFSFAVVPTYTGFSSAVLLLIFTFSGFDVAAIPAAEIQQPQRNVPFALFTAIATVAVLFLLVQVVCIGTLPDLASAERPLASATQQFLGPIGAAFVAAAAMLTALGTLNALMLTGPRLLFALAEQGQIPAFFGATHPRFRTPYVAILVSAVLKLALAISGTFIYALTLSTIIRLTYFALTCAALPVLRRRHPERPAPFRVWGGVAVAALCVGLCLWLLSNSAAHEARDVAIVAVAGLVLYFVSNRRQASPS, encoded by the coding sequence ATGTCCTCCCCTTCCGTCGCCGCCCCGCGGCCCGACCTCGTGCGTGGCATCCGCCGCTGGGACTTCGTGGCCCTTATTGTCAACATCACCATCGGGGCCGGTATCCTGGGTTTGCCGGCCAAGATTTATGCCCTGGTAGGCGCCTACAGCCTGGTGGCCTACGGGGCCGCAGCCGCTCTTGTAACCCTGATTATTCTCTGCTTTGCCGAGGTCAGCAGCCGCTTCAGCGGGGCGGGCGGGCCCTACCTCTACGCCCGGGAAGCCTTCGGGCCGCTGGTCGGTTTTGAAGTCGGCTGGCTGTTGTGGGTGTCGCGCCTGGCCAGCTTCGCGGCCCTCTGCAACCTGTTTGTCGACTACGCCGCCTACTTCTGGCCCAGCATGGGCGCGGGCCTGGGCCGTGGCTTGCTCATGGCCGCCTTGATTGTAACCCTGACGCTGCTGAACCTGGTGGGTGTGCGGCGGGCTTCGCTGGCCAATAACGTGTTTACGGTCAGCAAGGTCCTGCTACTTATCCTGTTCACGGTGGTGGGCTTGTTTTTCGTCGACTGGCAGGCGTTTTCCTTTGCCGTGGTGCCCACCTACACCGGCTTTTCCAGCGCCGTGCTCCTGCTGATTTTCACCTTCTCGGGCTTCGATGTGGCCGCTATTCCGGCCGCCGAAATCCAGCAGCCCCAGCGCAACGTGCCCTTCGCCCTATTCACGGCCATTGCCACCGTGGCCGTGTTGTTTCTGCTGGTCCAGGTGGTGTGCATCGGCACCCTGCCCGACCTGGCTTCGGCCGAGCGGCCCCTGGCCAGTGCCACCCAGCAGTTTCTGGGTCCCATTGGGGCGGCTTTCGTGGCGGCAGCGGCCATGCTCACGGCCCTGGGCACGCTCAACGCCCTGATGCTGACTGGCCCCCGTCTGCTGTTTGCCTTGGCCGAGCAGGGTCAGATTCCGGCCTTTTTCGGCGCGACTCACCCGCGGTTTCGCACGCCCTACGTGGCTATTCTGGTGTCGGCCGTATTGAAGCTGGCACTGGCCATTTCCGGCACGTTTATCTACGCCCTGACGCTGAGCACCATTATTCGCCTGACCTACTTTGCCCTGACCTGCGCCGCGCTGCCGGTGTTGCGGCGGCGCCACCCCGAGCGGCCCGCGCCGTTTCGGGTGTGGGGTGGGGTGGCGGTGGCGGCGTTGTGCGTAGGGCTCTGTCTGTGGCTGTTGTCGAACAGCGCGGCCCACGAGGCCCGCGACGTGGCCATCGTAGCCGTAGCGGGCCTGGTGCTCTACTTTGTTTCTAACCGGCGGCAGGCTTCTCCCTCGTAA
- a CDS encoding LLM class flavin-dependent oxidoreductase, with amino-acid sequence MLSTPISSVAIRTPQRVAEVSWFDDLCGGDTQYLSVLDGAYRSSWAHCRDIVLKSEELGYSNILLPTSYTVGQDVMTFAAGIAPQTSRINLLTAIRTGEIHPPMLARALASLDHMLEGRLTINIINSDLPGLREVPELRYQRCAETIEILRQAWTQERIVHQGELYQFDMPADPAKPYQQNGGPLLYFGGTSEGARAVCAQYCDMFLMWPETEEMLYDTMQDLSARAAAHGRQIDFGLRIHVIVRETEDEARAYAKKLMSKFDPVKGAEIKSRAQDSWSLGVHRQNQLREHADMEGFVEPLLWTDIGKARSGAGGALVGNPDQIVEKLNRYMDMGFRAFIFSGYPLLGEADYFARYVLPRLPNVSMPHFQGRVPRETPVTPLTTAPLR; translated from the coding sequence ATGCTCTCCACTCCCATTTCCTCCGTTGCCATTCGCACCCCGCAGCGGGTGGCCGAAGTCTCCTGGTTCGACGACCTCTGCGGCGGCGACACCCAGTATTTGAGCGTGCTCGACGGGGCCTACCGCAGTTCCTGGGCCCATTGCCGCGACATCGTGCTCAAGTCCGAGGAGCTGGGCTATTCCAACATCCTGCTGCCGACCTCCTACACCGTAGGTCAGGACGTCATGACCTTTGCCGCCGGCATTGCCCCCCAGACCTCGCGCATCAACCTACTGACCGCCATCCGGACCGGGGAAATTCACCCGCCCATGCTGGCCCGGGCCCTGGCCTCGCTCGACCACATGCTGGAGGGCCGGCTGACCATCAACATCATCAACTCCGACTTGCCCGGCCTGCGCGAGGTGCCCGAGCTGCGCTACCAGCGCTGCGCCGAAACCATCGAAATCCTGCGCCAGGCCTGGACCCAGGAGCGTATCGTGCACCAAGGCGAGTTGTACCAGTTTGACATGCCCGCCGACCCGGCCAAGCCCTACCAGCAAAACGGCGGACCCCTGCTCTACTTCGGTGGCACCTCGGAAGGCGCCCGGGCGGTGTGCGCCCAGTACTGCGACATGTTTTTGATGTGGCCCGAAACCGAGGAAATGCTCTACGACACGATGCAGGACCTCAGCGCCCGGGCTGCCGCCCACGGCCGGCAGATTGACTTTGGGCTGCGCATTCACGTCATCGTGCGCGAAACTGAGGACGAGGCCCGGGCCTACGCTAAAAAGCTCATGTCCAAGTTTGACCCCGTGAAAGGCGCCGAAATCAAGAGCCGGGCCCAGGATTCGTGGTCCTTGGGCGTGCACCGCCAGAACCAGCTGCGCGAGCACGCCGACATGGAAGGCTTCGTGGAGCCCCTGCTCTGGACCGATATCGGCAAGGCCCGCTCCGGGGCCGGTGGGGCCTTGGTTGGCAACCCTGACCAGATTGTCGAGAAGCTCAACCGCTACATGGACATGGGCTTCCGGGCCTTTATCTTCTCGGGCTACCCCCTGCTGGGCGAGGCCGACTACTTTGCCCGCTACGTGCTGCCCCGCCTGCCAAACGTCTCCATGCCCCACTTCCAGGGCCGGGTGCCCCGTGAAACGCCCGTCACCCCGCTGACCACGGCCCCGCTGCGGTAA
- a CDS encoding SCO family protein — MISLSFRRACQVSLLTVGSALAFASCSDKADTAQTLPYYGERDVRPRADGGPADTIFAAIPTFTLTNQEGKTITNQTFAGKVYIADFFFASCPSICPKMQSEMLRVYEQFKDNPQVVFLSHTIDPAHDSIPVLRDYAERLGIKDASRWHFATAPHDTIFRLAPRYFAAAQKDSTVAGGYAHSGAFALVDSDRHIRGVYDGMVKEKVDQLIKDLPVLLQEEAAKQKKAQ; from the coding sequence ATGATTTCCTTGTCCTTCCGCCGCGCTTGCCAGGTCTCTTTGCTGACCGTGGGCAGTGCCCTGGCTTTTGCCTCCTGCTCCGATAAAGCCGACACCGCCCAAACCCTGCCCTACTACGGGGAGCGGGACGTGCGCCCCCGCGCCGATGGTGGCCCGGCCGACACGATTTTCGCCGCCATTCCCACCTTCACGCTGACCAACCAGGAAGGCAAGACCATTACCAACCAGACCTTTGCCGGCAAGGTCTACATTGCCGACTTCTTCTTTGCCTCCTGCCCCAGCATCTGCCCCAAGATGCAGAGCGAAATGCTGCGGGTGTACGAGCAATTCAAGGACAACCCGCAGGTGGTGTTTCTGTCGCACACCATCGACCCGGCCCACGACTCCATCCCGGTGCTGCGCGACTACGCCGAGCGCCTGGGCATCAAGGACGCCAGCCGCTGGCACTTCGCTACGGCCCCCCACGACACGATTTTTCGCCTGGCCCCGCGCTACTTTGCCGCGGCCCAGAAAGACAGCACCGTGGCCGGCGGCTACGCCCACAGCGGCGCCTTCGCCCTGGTCGACTCCGACCGCCACATCCGGGGCGTGTACGACGGCATGGTGAAAGAGAAAGTCGACCAGCTTATTAAGGACCTGCCCGTGCTGCTACAGGAAGAGGCCGCCAAGCAGAAAAAAGCGCAGTAA
- a CDS encoding c-type cytochrome: MKMLQQPVWMLRALAVLAGGASVMGCFSNRQNEGAKLYETHCSNCHGAKGEGLKRLIPPLAGSDYLTKNRQGLACLVRKGLKGPLLVNGVEFNQVMPPADTHLTDSQITNILNFVQTSWGNQGEIFTIREVSEQLRGCGASDGR; the protein is encoded by the coding sequence ATGAAAATGCTCCAGCAGCCCGTATGGATGTTGCGTGCCCTGGCCGTACTGGCCGGGGGCGCCAGCGTTATGGGCTGCTTTTCCAACCGGCAGAACGAGGGCGCCAAGCTGTACGAAACCCACTGCTCCAACTGCCACGGCGCGAAGGGCGAAGGACTCAAGCGCCTGATTCCGCCCCTGGCCGGCTCCGATTACCTGACCAAAAACCGCCAGGGCCTGGCCTGCCTAGTGCGCAAGGGCCTGAAAGGGCCACTGCTGGTAAATGGCGTGGAGTTCAATCAGGTGATGCCCCCAGCCGACACTCACCTGACCGATTCGCAGATTACCAACATTCTGAACTTCGTGCAGACGTCCTGGGGCAATCAGGGCGAGATTTTCACGATTCGGGAGGTCTCCGAGCAGTTGCGGGGCTGCGGGGCGAGCGACGGGCGCTAA
- a CDS encoding enhanced serine sensitivity protein SseB C-terminal domain-containing protein, producing the protein MGLFDFLKSNKPAPQTPETPAPATPGAASSAPAETPAPGGPRYKGSSYTSPTPASPAPIPQMPPMPMPQMPIPELPSMPHFEPVNVLEQLLFNAATMPEFRPGFYQALLNEEVFVVTIPKEGEPLGEVTPVEGMEIQLQVLNDGKIPVFTSKERIFESGTEQDSLPYMRLRGLDFFQMVQGADCALNPFSTVGKMLPANEIAELLSSSIMQGPPGGNMQVTLGPATEAHMPLIEAIQGFAQSKPQIETAHVALVRFQDETTPPRLLLAFYTDDNDPAFLEEMGPVVQGKLKEDDLVDVMVLDKNSDEPLNQYFLQAIPVYTRTEV; encoded by the coding sequence ATGGGTCTCTTCGACTTTCTGAAATCCAACAAACCGGCCCCCCAGACGCCGGAAACTCCGGCTCCCGCCACTCCCGGCGCCGCTTCTTCCGCCCCCGCTGAAACCCCGGCTCCGGGCGGCCCGCGCTACAAGGGCTCCAGCTATACCTCGCCCACACCGGCCAGCCCGGCTCCCATACCGCAAATGCCGCCGATGCCCATGCCGCAGATGCCGATTCCGGAACTGCCCAGCATGCCTCATTTCGAGCCCGTCAACGTACTGGAGCAGTTGCTCTTCAACGCCGCGACCATGCCCGAGTTCCGCCCCGGTTTCTACCAGGCTTTGCTCAATGAGGAAGTATTCGTGGTGACCATTCCGAAGGAAGGCGAGCCGCTGGGCGAAGTAACGCCGGTGGAAGGCATGGAAATCCAGCTCCAGGTGCTCAACGACGGTAAAATTCCGGTGTTTACCTCCAAGGAGCGGATTTTCGAAAGTGGCACCGAGCAAGACTCCCTGCCCTACATGCGCCTGCGCGGCCTCGATTTCTTCCAGATGGTGCAAGGAGCCGACTGCGCCCTGAACCCCTTCTCGACGGTGGGCAAAATGCTGCCGGCCAATGAAATTGCCGAACTGCTCAGCAGCAGCATCATGCAGGGCCCTCCCGGCGGCAACATGCAGGTCACGCTGGGCCCCGCCACCGAAGCCCACATGCCCCTGATTGAGGCCATTCAGGGCTTTGCCCAGAGCAAGCCCCAGATTGAAACGGCCCACGTAGCGCTGGTACGCTTCCAGGACGAAACCACGCCGCCGCGCCTGCTGCTGGCTTTCTACACCGACGACAACGACCCCGCTTTCCTGGAGGAAATGGGCCCCGTAGTGCAGGGCAAGCTCAAGGAAGACGACCTGGTAGACGTGATGGTGCTCGACAAGAACTCCGACGAGCCCCTCAACCAGTACTTCCTGCAGGCCATTCCGGTATATACGCGCACCGAGGTCTAA
- a CDS encoding DUF2062 domain-containing protein — protein sequence MSAPVPSVLPAAPPPRPENWWRRRVLGPLRNILKQGLTPPQLALTVALAVPLGLVPILGITTLLASFAAVRLRLNVAATLIVSHLMSPLQLVVLIPLLRFGARLLGNGQGPELSLSQLQHLFATDWTSALSLLWRAGAGAVLLWALVSVPVGLGLYFGLRPVFRRLLARQVAPAQVQA from the coding sequence GTGTCTGCTCCCGTCCCCTCCGTGCTGCCCGCCGCCCCGCCCCCGCGCCCCGAGAACTGGTGGCGCCGTCGGGTGCTGGGCCCGTTGCGCAATATTCTGAAGCAGGGCCTGACCCCGCCCCAGCTGGCCCTGACCGTCGCTTTGGCCGTGCCGCTGGGCTTGGTGCCGATACTGGGCATCACCACGCTGCTGGCCTCATTTGCCGCCGTGCGCCTGCGTCTGAACGTGGCCGCCACACTGATTGTGAGTCACTTGATGAGCCCGCTGCAACTGGTGGTCCTGATTCCGCTGCTGCGCTTTGGGGCCCGTCTGCTCGGCAACGGGCAGGGGCCGGAGCTTAGCCTCAGCCAGTTGCAACACCTGTTTGCCACCGACTGGACCAGCGCCCTGTCGTTGTTGTGGCGGGCCGGGGCCGGGGCCGTGCTGCTCTGGGCCCTGGTATCGGTGCCGGTGGGGCTGGGGCTGTACTTTGGCCTACGGCCCGTGTTTCGGCGCCTGCTGGCCCGGCAAGTGGCGCCGGCCCAGGTGCAAGCGTAA
- a CDS encoding YihY/virulence factor BrkB family protein, which produces MTKVRQPGQPRRKVWTDFFLLLRRAAKEFALNDPLRLGAATAFFTTFALPPILIILIQVLGSVYSTSGVRQRLLDKLSALLGTSAAELVEQILLNVGNIERSRLLTWLGFGFLLFIATTLFVVIQNSLNQLWQVRSNRTTGRFSKMLKERTRSLGLLLTTGLLSLVAFGSDAGLAFFADYIRDFDPNFGYFVVQALNQLVSLLILAVWFGVTFRNLSYAHVPWKAVLRGALVTAVLIDLGEFALGHLLVPRNLGPIYGHASSIVLVLLFVFYSAMIFYFGACFTKVYAHYVGLDIRPKKNAVRYRLVDLPDEPRHRGASGSW; this is translated from the coding sequence ATGACAAAGGTACGCCAGCCGGGGCAGCCCCGCCGAAAAGTCTGGACAGATTTCTTTTTGCTGCTGCGCCGCGCCGCCAAGGAGTTTGCCCTCAACGACCCGCTACGGCTGGGCGCGGCCACCGCTTTTTTCACCACGTTTGCCCTCCCTCCCATCCTGATTATCCTGATTCAGGTGCTGGGTTCGGTGTATTCGACCTCGGGAGTGCGCCAGCGGCTGCTCGATAAGCTCTCGGCCCTGCTGGGTACCTCGGCCGCCGAGCTGGTCGAGCAGATTTTGCTCAACGTAGGCAACATTGAGCGCAGCCGCCTGCTTACCTGGCTGGGATTCGGCTTCCTGCTCTTCATTGCCACTACGCTGTTCGTGGTCATCCAGAACTCCCTGAACCAGCTCTGGCAGGTGCGTTCCAACCGCACAACCGGCCGCTTCAGCAAGATGCTCAAGGAACGTACCCGCTCCCTGGGGTTGCTGCTCACTACGGGCCTGCTCTCGTTGGTGGCCTTTGGAAGCGACGCCGGGCTGGCCTTCTTTGCCGACTACATCCGCGACTTCGACCCTAATTTCGGCTACTTTGTGGTACAGGCGCTCAACCAGCTGGTGTCCCTGCTGATTCTGGCCGTGTGGTTTGGCGTCACGTTTCGCAACCTGAGCTACGCCCACGTGCCCTGGAAGGCCGTGCTGCGCGGGGCCCTGGTTACGGCCGTACTCATCGATTTAGGGGAATTTGCCCTGGGTCATTTGCTGGTGCCCCGCAACCTGGGTCCGATTTACGGCCACGCCTCCAGCATCGTGCTCGTGCTGTTGTTCGTGTTTTACTCGGCCATGATTTTCTACTTCGGGGCCTGCTTTACCAAAGTCTATGCGCACTACGTGGGCCTGGATATCCGGCCCAAGAAAAACGCGGTGCGCTACCGCCTCGTCGACCTGCCCGACGAGCCCCGGCACCGCGGCGCCTCGGGCAGCTGGTAA
- a CDS encoding GNAT family N-acetyltransferase translates to MLHLQRTTGTHPDFQTLVALLDQDLALRDGTEHTFYAAFNSSTSLQHVVVAYEQGFPVGCGAFKEYAPDLVEIKRMFVRASSRRKGVAAKILRELEVWAQELHYAGSVLETGKRQPEAIRLYQQSGYRFVPNYGPYVGVENSVCLQKALDISPAADREAR, encoded by the coding sequence ATGCTTCACCTTCAGCGGACCACTGGCACTCATCCTGATTTTCAGACCCTGGTTGCCCTCTTGGATCAGGACCTAGCCTTACGTGACGGGACCGAGCACACCTTCTACGCGGCGTTTAACAGCAGCACCTCGCTCCAGCACGTCGTCGTGGCCTATGAGCAGGGTTTTCCGGTCGGCTGCGGGGCGTTTAAAGAGTATGCCCCCGACCTGGTGGAAATCAAGCGCATGTTCGTGCGGGCCAGTAGCCGAAGAAAGGGGGTGGCCGCTAAAATTCTGCGCGAGCTAGAGGTCTGGGCCCAGGAGCTGCACTACGCGGGCAGCGTGCTGGAGACGGGCAAAAGACAACCGGAAGCCATTCGCCTGTATCAGCAGAGCGGCTACCGCTTCGTGCCTAACTACGGGCCCTACGTCGGGGTTGAAAACAGCGTGTGCCTGCAAAAAGCCCTGGACATTTCCCCAGCGGCAGATAGGGAAGCCCGCTAA
- a CDS encoding metal-dependent hydrolase — MYPEPTTIQLLGHATFKITTPEKKVILVDPWLFDNPYIPRGLEQQPVVDLMLVTHGHEDHMDIRLKELIDQTSPTIIANNICRRFLIEQAVEEGLFEPMNLGGSLQVHGVTVTMVNAFHHAHVYLTEKTVTFPHAANGFVVCLSDGTTVYFAGDTCVFGDMQLIRELYQPTIAVLPIGGRSMMGALEAAHAVKLLQVDHVIPFHYGTAPEHTQTPDEFVARTRQYPNTHIHLLQAGQVLDCSSMTVGAMANPESAL, encoded by the coding sequence ATGTACCCCGAACCCACTACCATTCAGCTCCTAGGCCACGCCACGTTCAAAATAACCACGCCCGAAAAGAAGGTTATTCTGGTCGACCCCTGGCTGTTCGACAACCCCTATATCCCCCGGGGCCTGGAGCAGCAGCCGGTGGTGGACCTGATGCTGGTAACGCATGGGCACGAAGACCACATGGATATTCGGCTGAAAGAGCTCATCGACCAGACTTCGCCGACTATTATTGCCAACAACATCTGCCGGCGCTTTCTCATCGAGCAAGCCGTGGAGGAGGGCTTGTTTGAGCCCATGAACCTGGGCGGCAGCCTGCAGGTGCACGGCGTGACCGTGACCATGGTCAACGCCTTTCATCACGCGCACGTCTACCTCACCGAGAAGACCGTAACCTTTCCGCACGCCGCCAATGGCTTTGTGGTGTGCCTCTCGGACGGCACGACCGTGTATTTTGCGGGCGACACCTGCGTCTTCGGCGATATGCAGCTGATTCGGGAGCTTTACCAGCCCACGATTGCCGTGTTGCCCATCGGGGGCCGCTCCATGATGGGCGCCCTGGAGGCGGCCCACGCGGTAAAGCTGCTCCAGGTCGACCATGTGATTCCCTTCCATTACGGCACGGCCCCCGAACACACCCAAACCCCGGACGAGTTTGTGGCCCGCACCCGGCAGTATCCTAATACCCACATTCATCTGCTACAGGCCGGACAGGTATTGGATTGCTCGTCCATGACCGTGGGTGCTATGGCAAACCCCGAGTCTGCTTTGTAA